From the genome of Sporomusa sphaeroides DSM 2875:
ACCGCCGACTTAGCCTATGACACCATTGATAAAATTGACCGAAACCTGTTTGAGCGTAATTGCGATGCGCAAGCCTGGGCAGGTTTTTCGCAGGTGAAAAACGCGCTTTGCTCAACGGCTCCTGACCGGATTGAGCAGGCGAACCGTCTGCTGCAAACACTTGTTGAAATTTATGAAGTATATTTTGATCTTTATGTAATTGATACAACAGGTACAATAGTAGCCAGCGGTGTCCGCCGTGAACTCATTGGTGAAAATATGGCTGATAAAAGCTGGTTTCAAGAGGTTAAAGCGGCTAAAGCCATTTCGGTAACCGACCTATACCTCTCGTCCGTAGAAAAACTCCATACAGTAGCCTACTCTTGTCCGGTTCGCAGCGATACGGGAGAAATTATCGGTTATTTCTCCTCCCGCTTTAACTGGAATTATATTTATGACATATTAGACGCAGCCCGTGTCGGGAAAAACGGCGATATCTCGATCATTAATAAGGATGGCTATGTTATCGCCCACCCTAGCCGCAAAGGCATTCTAACCGATAATCTTAAGCACCTGGAAGCAGCCCGGCAAGCTATGCGGGGTGAAACTTACGGCTTTAGCTTCAAAAAAGACCCCAGTGGCAATACCAAAATTTACGGCTATGCCCATACGCGCGGTTACAACGCCTATAAAGGAAAAAACTGGTCAGCAATAGCCAGTGCATCCATTTAAAATTAAATTTGTTCGGACGACTAAATTCCGGCTAAAAGCAACTAACCTTCAGATGGGTAAAACCCGCCTGAAGGTTAGTCTGCTTTATTAACTAAACGCAGGAAATTCCTCGAATTTCCCCAATGTTTTTAACGCTTCCCTGGCTTCGTCCATGGTTCCCCCCAGCTTTTCCACTCTTCTGGTATTGGAATTCAATAAGAGGAATTCACCGTTTAAAACCACAACCTGTTCTTCCATGTCTTCACTGTACCAGAAACTAGCAGAACCTAAGCTAATAGCCGTCACGAGAACCATCTCCTTTACCAATTTTTTAAAGTATTCGACAAAAATCAGAAAATTCCTGCAGTTAGTATGAGTATTCTTTCAGTAAATTACTCTCCCCTTCTTTAAAAACCAACCCACTTAACAACATACAGAACAAGTGGAATGGTAACCAAAACAATGCCGATTATATCAATAATAGCCCCGGATTTAATCATTTTAGTGATGGGAATATATCCACTGCCATAGACAATGGCGTTAGGCGGCGTAGATACAGGGAGCATAAATCCCAAAGAAGAGGAAAGAGCAATTGCCACGGCAACAGGCACCGGGTTGAAGCCTGACGAGATGGCTACCGTTATGCCTAAAGGGCCAACCATATTAGTGGCCGCAGTATGGGAGGTTAACTCTGACATGAGCAAAGAAAATAAAGAAAATACTATAATAATAACGACTTCTGAGTTGGCGCCGCTAGCTGAGACAATAACGTCGCCAAGCCATTTAGACAAGCCGGTGCCGTACATCATAGTACCTAATGACAGACCGCCCCCGAACAAAATCAGAGTTCCCCAGTCAATGCCTTTTACCGCCTCAGCCCAGGACAACGTAAATTTTCTTTCCGCCCAGCTTGTCGGCAAAAGGAATAATAATAATCCGGCCAACATGGCGACAACCGCTTCTGAAAAATATTTGTTATAGGTAGCCAAAATCGGATGGGCTGATCCGTAAAGCATGGATAAAATACCAGGTAAAACCCATAAGGTTACCGCCACAGCAAAGGCAACTACTGCATTAATTTCCCCTGTCTTCCATGGCCCAAGACTAGCCCTGCGTTCACGGATTAACTGCTCCGCCCCCTCAATATGATCGACATCGGCAGGGAACATTTTTTTAAGAACAACAAAGACTATTATAAAATACCCAACCATAGCTACCGAACCCCACATCATCCATTGAAAGAAAGAAACCCTGACTCCACCCATTTGTTCTAAGAGACCGACCATAATCAGGTTAGGGGGAGTCCCTACAG
Proteins encoded in this window:
- a CDS encoding methyl-accepting chemotaxis protein, with the protein product MEKTNSHTIDASILLSELKSANNDMGSVIRTIQEIAQQTNLLSLNSAIEAARAGESGRGFGVVADEIKKLATRSFSSTKESSRIIENIQSKANEVMAVRTADLAYDTIDKIDRNLFERNCDAQAWAGFSQVKNALCSTAPDRIEQANRLLQTLVEIYEVYFDLYVIDTTGTIVASGVRRELIGENMADKSWFQEVKAAKAISVTDLYLSSVEKLHTVAYSCPVRSDTGEIIGYFSSRFNWNYIYDILDAARVGKNGDISIINKDGYVIAHPSRKGILTDNLKHLEAARQAMRGETYGFSFKKDPSGNTKIYGYAHTRGYNAYKGKNWSAIASASI
- a CDS encoding SLC13 family permease gives rise to the protein MEPTKMGKNNSPQLDLKLSQEEQKFDYWRKTIGIFLGPALAVLVYLIPIAGLKAQAHGLLAVVVFVATWWITEPVPIPVTSMLGPVLATLMGVVTPTQAFAPFANPLIFLFMGSFMLASAMMNHGLDKRFAYAILSMKWVGSSPTRILLALGLVTALCSGWVSNTATTAMMFPIAMGLLMAIKDMHATAGRELELSKYTYATGIMLMAGYASSVGGVLTPVGTPPNLIMVGLLEQMGGVRVSFFQWMMWGSVAMVGYFIIVFVVLKKMFPADVDHIEGAEQLIRERRASLGPWKTGEINAVVAFAVAVTLWVLPGILSMLYGSAHPILATYNKYFSEAVVAMLAGLLLFLLPTSWAERKFTLSWAEAVKGIDWGTLILFGGGLSLGTMMYGTGLSKWLGDVIVSASGANSEVVIIIVFSLFSLLMSELTSHTAATNMVGPLGITVAISSGFNPVPVAVAIALSSSLGFMLPVSTPPNAIVYGSGYIPITKMIKSGAIIDIIGIVLVTIPLVLYVVKWVGF